In Carassius auratus strain Wakin chromosome 46, ASM336829v1, whole genome shotgun sequence, the following proteins share a genomic window:
- the LOC113063720 gene encoding choline-phosphate cytidylyltransferase B-like, with product MVNRRRNGSRANGRSGRGVVNAQQQQQCKRSPIKALREPAIFAKQSGSTSDTPQDKVTLAQARRGTPARRPVRVYADGIFDLFHSGHARALMQAKTLFPNTYLIVGVCSDALTHKYKGYTVMTEDERYEALIHCRYVDEVVRDAPWTLTPEFLKKHRIDFVAHDDIPYTSAGSEDVYKHIKEAGMFVATQRTEGISTSDLITRIVRDYDVFVRRNLQRGYTARELNVGFINEKKYRLQEQVDRMKETVRTVEEKSKHLVHRVEEKSHDLIYKWEEKSREFIGNFLELFGPDKAWHMIQERSGRVLQALSPYQSPSTSPSSSPSRGR from the exons ATGGTGAACAGGAGGCGAAATGGATCTCGTGCTAATGGTCGTTCCGGTCGAGGAGTTGTTAAtgcacaacaacagcagcaatgCAAGCGGTCACCTATTAAG GCTCTTAGAGAACCAGCCATCTTTGCTAAACAATCAGGCAGCACCTCGGACACCCCACAAGACAAAGTGACTTTAGCCCAGGCTCGTCGTGGCACTCCAG CTCGTAGACCCGTACGAGTGTATGCCGATGGAATCTTTGACCTCTTCCATTCAGGTCATGCCCGGGCTCTGATGCAGGCCAAGACTTTGTTCCCAAACACATATCTGATTGTTGGTG TATGCAGTGATGCCCTGACGCACAAGTATAAAGGCTACACAGTGATGACAGAGGATGAACGTTATGAAGCCCTTATACACTGTCGTTATGTGGACGAGGTGGTCCGTGATGCTCCCTGGACTCTCACTCCTGAATTCCTTAAAAAACACAGG ATTGACTTTGTGGCACATGATGATATCCCATACACCTCTGCTGGATCAGAAGATGTCTACAAACATATCAAAGAAGCAG GAATGTTTGTGGCTACTCAAAGAACGGAGGGGATTTCTACCTCTGATCTCATCACGCGTATTGTTCGAGACTATGACGTCTTCGTCAGACGTAACCTGCAGAGAGGATACACAGCACGGGAACTCAACGTTGGCTTCATCAAT GAGAAAAAGTATCGCCTTCAAGAGCAGGTGGACAGAATGAAGGAGACGGTGAGGACGGTGGAGGAGAAATCCAAGCATCTAGTGCACCGTGTTGAAGAGAAGAGCCATGATCTCATCTACAAATGGGAAGAGAAATCTCGCGAGTTCATTGGAAACTTCCTGGAGTTGTTTGGTCCTGATAAAGCCTGG CACATGATCCAGGAACGGAGTGGCCGTGTTCTCCAGGCCCTGTCTCCCTATCAGTCACCAAGTACGTCGCCCAGCTCCAGTCCCAGCAGAGGTCGCTAA